One Chryseobacterium wanjuense genomic region harbors:
- a CDS encoding PD-(D/E)XK nuclease family protein has product MKFLNKIIHELLAQNTDLSAFNIVLPGKRPIVFIRQILEENNYSGFLPNFFTIEELIVDIADKQPIQGISLWLFAFDVYKSLNLIPNDDFADFLKWFPTLQKDWDDILKFSENDQVVLQYMFDEERIKDWAQNLGEDDDVPRKKFLNFWKNMNVFLPVLKQKLKEKNWATSGMIHETAKAEIVNFAKNTQELFVFCGFNAFTPVEEKLVRNLLQWDKGQCFFQADRYYFDDERQEAGKFLRNHKTWKEFNDHRFFEWIEDDFNQPKNIKVYEVSGNITQTKILPEIFKEIENKTYSNTAVVLLDENLLPASLDVMYSVQNLNITMGFPLKNLSFSNAVKQLFYLQKQLEKNKSSYYYRDIFPILEELPKSAEDELIINQFKSKIEERNIVYISKKLLHELLHNLSYYHLLQKADSTNVYLDSLIAFCRQIKWLEIDDIQYENVSHFENAFRMIKNQLSPYQFEIKMETLEILINQHINSESIDFQGEPLKGLQIMGLLETRLLNFENVIMLSVNEGKLPLGNSQNTYIPFDIRKFFDLHTFLENDSIYAYHFYRLIQDAKNVHLLFNALSSGVNTGEKSRFITQIEMESSHQIEHLIIENSSEPIIIQPIEISKTDIVLERLQKWKEKVSASHLTSYLYNPIDFYLSKILNTSESDEIEEELSVKNYGNLVHYTLQEIYEVLKGKVLKENDLKESIKAIDQYIEIAIEKLKHQPEFYEKGMNFIHKAIAKKVIESILYHDLELVKKGNKLEILDIEKRFENVDFYLDENDKISFFGFIDRIDRLNGTLRIIDYKTAKIKNLVVKIDENNVDEYFHNSDRKQALQLCIYQYVVQNLPEFWGLPIETGIWSFAEAKKGVVSLQFEKGNIDDAMKSIKSLIQEILNPDVNFIEEIKSYSN; this is encoded by the coding sequence TTGAAATTCCTCAATAAAATCATCCATGAATTATTAGCACAAAACACGGATTTATCTGCGTTTAACATCGTTTTGCCGGGAAAACGTCCCATTGTTTTTATCAGGCAGATTTTAGAGGAAAACAATTATTCAGGATTTCTTCCCAACTTTTTTACAATCGAGGAACTGATTGTCGATATTGCCGATAAACAGCCTATTCAGGGGATTTCCTTATGGCTTTTTGCTTTCGATGTTTATAAAAGTCTCAATCTCATTCCCAATGATGATTTTGCCGATTTCCTGAAATGGTTTCCCACTTTACAAAAGGATTGGGATGATATTTTAAAGTTCTCTGAAAATGATCAGGTCGTTTTACAGTATATGTTTGACGAAGAAAGGATCAAAGACTGGGCGCAGAATTTGGGCGAAGATGATGATGTGCCAAGAAAAAAATTCCTTAATTTCTGGAAAAACATGAATGTTTTTCTTCCTGTTTTAAAGCAAAAATTAAAGGAAAAAAACTGGGCTACGTCAGGAATGATCCACGAAACAGCGAAAGCTGAAATTGTAAATTTCGCTAAAAATACCCAAGAACTATTCGTTTTTTGTGGCTTCAATGCCTTTACTCCGGTTGAGGAAAAACTCGTACGAAACCTTTTGCAATGGGATAAAGGGCAATGTTTTTTTCAGGCAGACCGTTATTATTTTGATGATGAAAGACAGGAAGCCGGAAAATTTTTAAGGAATCATAAAACATGGAAAGAATTTAATGACCATCGTTTTTTTGAATGGATAGAAGACGACTTCAATCAGCCAAAAAATATTAAAGTTTACGAGGTTTCAGGAAATATTACGCAGACTAAAATTTTACCGGAAATCTTCAAAGAAATTGAAAATAAAACCTATTCGAATACTGCAGTGGTTTTGCTCGATGAGAATCTGCTTCCTGCCAGTCTGGATGTCATGTACAGTGTTCAGAATCTGAATATTACAATGGGGTTTCCGTTGAAGAATCTTTCGTTTTCCAATGCTGTTAAACAGCTTTTTTATCTGCAGAAACAATTAGAAAAAAATAAATCATCTTACTATTACCGTGATATTTTTCCAATTCTTGAAGAGCTTCCGAAATCAGCTGAGGATGAATTGATTATCAATCAGTTTAAATCTAAAATTGAAGAAAGAAATATTGTTTATATCTCAAAAAAATTACTTCACGAGCTTTTACACAATCTTTCTTATTATCATTTGCTTCAGAAAGCAGATTCTACGAATGTATATCTGGATTCATTAATTGCATTTTGCAGACAAATTAAATGGCTGGAAATCGATGATATTCAATATGAAAATGTCTCTCACTTCGAGAATGCCTTTAGGATGATTAAAAACCAGTTGTCTCCTTATCAGTTTGAAATTAAGATGGAAACATTGGAAATTTTAATCAATCAACATATCAACTCTGAAAGTATTGATTTCCAAGGAGAACCGTTGAAAGGACTGCAGATTATGGGGCTTTTGGAAACACGTTTGCTTAATTTTGAAAATGTAATCATGCTGTCGGTAAATGAAGGAAAACTGCCGCTCGGAAATTCGCAAAATACCTACATTCCTTTTGATATCAGGAAGTTTTTTGATCTACATACTTTTCTGGAAAATGACAGTATTTATGCCTATCATTTTTACCGTTTGATACAGGATGCTAAGAACGTTCATTTGCTCTTCAATGCATTGAGTTCCGGGGTGAATACGGGGGAAAAGAGTAGATTTATCACCCAGATCGAGATGGAAAGTTCTCACCAGATCGAGCATCTTATTATTGAAAACTCATCCGAGCCGATCATTATCCAGCCGATCGAAATTTCCAAGACCGATATCGTTTTGGAAAGACTGCAGAAATGGAAAGAAAAAGTTTCCGCTTCGCACCTTACGAGTTACCTTTACAATCCGATAGATTTTTATCTTTCCAAGATTTTAAATACTTCGGAAAGTGATGAAATTGAAGAAGAATTATCCGTTAAAAATTACGGAAATTTAGTGCATTACACACTTCAAGAAATTTATGAAGTATTAAAAGGTAAAGTATTAAAAGAAAATGATTTAAAAGAATCAATTAAAGCAATAGATCAATATATTGAAATTGCTATTGAGAAGCTAAAACATCAGCCGGAATTTTATGAAAAAGGGATGAACTTCATCCATAAAGCCATTGCCAAAAAAGTGATTGAAAGTATTCTTTATCATGATCTGGAATTGGTAAAAAAAGGCAATAAATTAGAAATTCTCGACATCGAAAAACGTTTCGAAAATGTAGATTTTTACCTCGATGAAAATGATAAAATTTCTTTCTTCGGATTCATCGACAGGATTGACAGATTGAACGGAACACTGAGAATTATCGATTATAAAACCGCAAAAATTAAAAACCTTGTCGTAAAAATTGACGAAAATAACGTTGATGAATATTTTCATAACAGTGACAGGAAACAGGCGTTGCAATTATGTATCTATCAATACGTTGTTCAAAACTTACCGGAATTTTGGGGGCTTCCCATCGAAACAGGAATCTGGAGTTTTGCAGAAGCAAAAAAAGGGGTGGTTTCTCTACAGTTTGAAAAGGGAAATATCGATGATGCGATGAAATCTATAAAAAGTCTGATCCAGGAAATTTTAAATCCAGATGTTAATTTTATTGAAGAAATTAAAAGTTATTCAAATTGA
- a CDS encoding acyl-CoA dehydrogenase family protein encodes MSYYSLTSIPDYYGIDALLTEEHKLIRQSIREWVESFVMPKIDQAAQNHTDLPGLMRELGKIGALGPYIPVEYGGSGLDQISYGLIMQELERGDSAVRSAASVQSSLVMFPINEFGSEEQKRKYLPKLASGEMIGSFGLTEPNHGSDPGSMESNFKDMGDHYLLNGAKMWITNSPLCDIAVVWAKNEEGKVQGLIVERGMEGFTTPETHNKWSLRASKTGELVFNNVKVPKENLLPGVSGLKGPLSCLNSARYGISWGVIGAAIDCYCTAVQYSKERKQFGKPIGSYQLQQKKLAEFLTEITKAQLLCLQLGNLKNDHKATPAQISMAKRNNVKMAIDIARESRQILGGMGIMGEFPMMRHAANLESVITYEGTHDVHLLITGMDITGINAF; translated from the coding sequence ATGTCATATTATTCCCTTACTAGCATTCCCGATTACTACGGGATTGATGCTTTACTTACCGAAGAACACAAGCTTATCCGTCAGTCCATAAGAGAATGGGTGGAGAGTTTTGTCATGCCAAAGATCGATCAGGCAGCACAGAATCATACAGATTTGCCTGGTTTAATGAGAGAATTGGGAAAAATCGGAGCTTTAGGTCCGTATATCCCGGTTGAGTACGGCGGTTCAGGATTAGACCAGATTTCTTACGGTCTGATTATGCAGGAGCTGGAAAGAGGTGACTCTGCGGTACGTTCTGCGGCTTCTGTACAGAGTTCTTTGGTGATGTTCCCTATTAATGAATTTGGTTCTGAAGAGCAAAAAAGAAAATATTTACCAAAATTGGCGTCCGGCGAAATGATCGGTTCGTTCGGTCTTACGGAGCCTAATCACGGTTCAGATCCGGGTTCTATGGAGTCTAATTTTAAAGATATGGGAGATCATTATCTTCTAAATGGTGCCAAAATGTGGATCACCAATTCCCCACTTTGCGATATTGCCGTAGTTTGGGCGAAAAATGAAGAAGGAAAAGTGCAGGGACTGATCGTGGAAAGAGGTATGGAAGGTTTCACAACACCGGAAACGCACAATAAATGGAGCTTAAGAGCTTCAAAAACAGGAGAATTGGTGTTCAACAATGTAAAAGTTCCGAAAGAAAATTTACTTCCGGGAGTTTCAGGATTGAAAGGACCTTTATCTTGTTTAAATTCAGCGAGATATGGGATTTCTTGGGGTGTAATCGGTGCAGCGATCGATTGCTACTGTACTGCCGTTCAGTATTCTAAAGAAAGAAAACAGTTTGGAAAACCTATCGGATCTTACCAGCTTCAACAGAAAAAATTAGCAGAATTCTTAACTGAAATTACTAAGGCTCAGTTACTTTGCCTGCAGCTAGGAAATCTTAAAAACGACCATAAAGCAACTCCTGCCCAAATTTCAATGGCGAAAAGAAACAATGTAAAAATGGCTATTGATATTGCAAGAGAATCCCGTCAGATCCTTGGAGGAATGGGTATTATGGGCGAATTCCCGATGATGAGGCATGCTGCCAATCTGGAATCTGTGATCACTTACGAAGGAACTCATGATGTTCACTTATTGATTACAGGGATGGATATTACCGGAATTAATGCTTTTTAA
- a CDS encoding DUF922 domain-containing protein — protein sequence MKWIFVACFLVSNVLLGQKIFWEEGNKLNWNNFKSKINRKGGDNVVAYTNCGWIYSYEKSSNPKAPIKIEVQTVFNEDKSWKDTKRINDYVLLHEQKHFDAAEIFARKLRKEISEKIKTSSDFDKYFKGIYSKILRQYQDFQRAYDGETKNGMVEEKQSEYNRIIAEELENYKSYKTS from the coding sequence ATGAAATGGATTTTTGTAGCTTGTTTTCTGGTTTCCAATGTTTTATTGGGTCAGAAAATATTTTGGGAAGAGGGAAATAAATTAAACTGGAACAATTTTAAAAGTAAAATAAACCGTAAAGGAGGGGATAACGTCGTTGCTTACACCAATTGCGGGTGGATCTATTCGTATGAAAAATCTTCAAATCCGAAAGCTCCCATAAAAATTGAAGTTCAAACCGTTTTCAATGAAGACAAATCATGGAAAGATACAAAGCGCATCAATGATTATGTCTTGTTGCATGAACAGAAGCATTTTGATGCGGCTGAAATTTTTGCAAGAAAATTAAGAAAAGAAATTTCGGAAAAAATAAAGACATCTTCCGATTTTGACAAATATTTTAAAGGTATTTATAGCAAAATCCTTAGACAATACCAGGATTTCCAACGAGCTTATGACGGCGAAACAAAGAATGGAATGGTGGAGGAAAAACAATCAGAATATAATCGTATTATTGCTGAAGAATTAGAAAATTATAAAAGCTATAAAACGTCTTGA
- a CDS encoding MFS transporter has protein sequence MTTKHYNISLPLKLTFLIFSMVLNCMGIVILQLSEAKITYEKLGFLESFKDIPIAFISLFVVNFISKIGAKKALILALTIVGICSLILPFVEVFWFYKLWFAIIGTCFAIGKICVFGIIRNNISDEKSLAKTMNNVEASFMIGIFVVNTGFGWLISSQYSQFWKFGFLSISVLSAITIFLFSRLNISEPIKEEKVNIIEDLSGFINPLVIIFLAVIFSIVFVEQSFNSWLPSFYKNHLKVNSFFALQASSFLALFSYIGRTVTANIIQRFSLSKYYILCLSLIIFVLIIIAGIQFLDMDNSKILLYLFPVIGLFLSPLYPVINSKMIAQIDKTKANLFTSLIVIFSSLGSSVSSIIMSILFGNQLLSYYSVYILLAVIVLFTISLIYFKLADKTFRK, from the coding sequence ATGACGACCAAGCATTACAATATTTCGCTTCCTTTAAAGCTCACTTTTCTTATTTTCTCTATGGTCTTAAACTGCATGGGTATTGTAATTCTGCAACTTTCGGAGGCAAAAATCACCTATGAAAAATTAGGATTTTTAGAATCTTTTAAGGATATTCCAATTGCTTTTATTTCACTTTTTGTCGTTAATTTTATCAGTAAGATCGGGGCAAAAAAAGCACTGATTCTGGCGTTAACAATTGTTGGCATTTGTTCACTTATTTTACCATTTGTTGAGGTATTTTGGTTTTACAAACTTTGGTTTGCGATTATCGGAACTTGTTTTGCCATCGGAAAAATCTGCGTTTTCGGAATTATACGGAATAATATTTCGGATGAAAAATCCCTTGCAAAGACCATGAATAATGTAGAAGCTTCATTCATGATCGGTATTTTTGTTGTGAATACAGGTTTTGGATGGCTTATTTCCAGCCAGTATTCTCAATTCTGGAAATTCGGATTTTTATCAATTTCTGTTCTTTCAGCAATAACCATATTTTTATTTTCCAGGTTAAATATTTCAGAACCGATAAAGGAAGAAAAAGTAAACATCATTGAAGATCTTTCAGGCTTTATCAACCCATTGGTTATCATATTCTTAGCCGTTATTTTTTCAATTGTTTTTGTAGAGCAGAGTTTTAATTCCTGGCTGCCTTCTTTTTATAAAAATCATTTAAAGGTCAATTCTTTTTTTGCTCTTCAGGCATCGTCATTTCTAGCGCTTTTCTCATACATAGGAAGAACGGTGACTGCCAATATCATTCAGCGGTTTTCTTTGTCGAAATATTATATTTTATGTCTGTCACTTATCATTTTCGTATTGATCATTATTGCCGGAATACAGTTTTTAGACATGGATAACTCAAAAATCCTACTCTATTTATTTCCTGTGATCGGATTGTTTTTATCTCCACTTTATCCTGTTATTAATTCAAAAATGATTGCTCAGATTGATAAAACGAAAGCCAATCTTTTCACGTCGTTAATCGTCATATTTTCGTCGTTGGGAAGCTCTGTCAGTTCGATTATCATGTCGATTTTGTTCGGAAACCAATTGCTAAGCTATTATTCTGTTTATATTTTACTCGCTGTAATTGTGTTATTTACGATAAGTTTAATTTATTTTAAACTTGCTGATAAAACATTTAGAAAATAA
- a CDS encoding NUDIX hydrolase, whose translation MKIKNEKNKETLQELIDTKDFVAHVSVDCTIFGFHNNILKVLLLKYHDLDLWSLPGGFVFNDEDLREAAARVLHERTHLKDIFLKQFHTFGRIDRTENNVHQILLNNKGIEVPKDHWIFQRFITVGYCSLIDFSIANTFPDAFNETCEWFEVNKLPKMAFDHDRIIETGLEYLRMNINTEVAASNLLPEKFTMKDLQSLYETILGQQFRRNNFQRKILSLNILERLEKLYDGSANKAPYLYKFKNRIYNPTNQYPISNEEEN comes from the coding sequence ATGAAAATCAAGAACGAAAAAAATAAAGAAACCCTTCAGGAACTCATTGATACAAAAGACTTTGTAGCACATGTCTCTGTCGATTGTACCATATTTGGTTTTCATAATAATATCCTGAAAGTACTGCTTTTAAAGTACCATGACCTGGATTTGTGGTCACTTCCCGGCGGTTTTGTCTTCAATGATGAAGATCTTAGGGAAGCCGCTGCACGTGTTTTGCATGAAAGAACACATCTTAAAGATATTTTTTTAAAACAATTCCATACATTCGGCAGAATTGACAGAACGGAGAATAATGTTCATCAAATTTTGTTAAATAATAAAGGAATTGAAGTTCCAAAAGATCACTGGATTTTCCAACGATTCATCACGGTCGGATATTGCAGTTTGATCGATTTTTCGATTGCAAATACTTTTCCGGACGCTTTCAACGAAACTTGCGAATGGTTTGAGGTCAATAAACTTCCGAAAATGGCCTTCGACCACGACAGAATTATAGAAACCGGACTGGAATATCTGAGAATGAACATCAATACGGAAGTGGCCGCGAGTAATCTCCTTCCTGAAAAATTTACTATGAAAGACCTTCAGTCGCTTTATGAAACTATTTTGGGGCAACAGTTCAGGAGAAATAATTTTCAACGTAAAATATTGAGTTTAAATATTTTGGAAAGACTTGAAAAGTTGTACGACGGCTCTGCCAACAAAGCTCCGTATTTGTATAAGTTCAAAAACAGAATTTACAATCCTACCAACCAGTACCCTATTTCAAACGAAGAAGAAAATTAA